The Tissierellales bacterium DNA segment GTGAAGGTAGCTTTTTTGCCAGTAGGAGATAGTGAAATTGAATTATTAGAATCGACAGAAGAAGATGGTCCGATTGCTAGATTTATAGAAAAAAAAGGTCAAGGGATACAGCACATAGCACTTAGAGTAGACAATATTGAAGAAGCTATAGAAGAGATGAAAGCAAAAGGAATTAGAATGATTGACGAAAAACCTAGATATGGTGCAGGTGGCGCTAAGATAGCCTTTTGTCATCCAAAAAGCACTAAGGGTGTACTTTTGGAACTTTGCGAAAGAAATGATTAGAAGGCGATAAGGAGGTTTAGAGATGTCAAACTCTAAAATAGAAGAACTTTATGAAAAACGCTCTAAAATAGAAAATGGTGGCGGAGAAGCACAGATAGAAAAGCAGCATAAAAGAGGGAAATTAACAGCTAGAGAGAGAATAAATGTATTACTAGACACTGATAGTTTTGTAGAATTAGATGCATTTGTAGCACATAGATGCAATAATTTTGGTATGGAGAAAAAAGATATTCCAGGAGAGGGAGTAGTTACTGGATATGGAACGATTGACGGAAGATTGGTTTACGTATTTGCGCAGGATTTCACTGTTATAGGTGGCTCACTTGGAGAAATGCATGCAAAGAAAATTTGCAAGATACAAGAGCTAGCTATGAAAGTGGGTGCTCCGGTAATTGGATTAAATGATTCTGGTGGAGCGAGAATACAAGAGGGTGTTGATGCACTTTCAGGATACGGAAGAATATTTTACAACAATACCAAAGCATCGGGCGTTATCCCACAAATTTCTGTTATTATGGGACCATGTGCAGGTGGAGCAGTTTATTCTCCAGCACTTACTGATTTTGTATTTATGATTGAGAAAACAAGCAAGATGTTTATAACAGGTCCACAGGTAATAAAAACAGTTACTGGCGAGGAAGTATCTGCTGAAAAACTAGGTGGTGCAATGACTCACAATACAGTAAGTGGAGTTGCGCATTTTGTAGATAACAGTGAAGAGGATTCATTAAATGCAGTTCGAAAACTCTTAAGTTATTTGCCATCTAATAATCTAGAAGAAGCACCTAGCATAGATAGTGATGATGAGAGAAACAGACTTAATACTATTTTAAATGAATTGGTTCCAGAAAATCCAAATAAACCATATGACATGAAAGAAATTGTTAGAGAAATTGGAGATAATGGAGAATTTTTTGAAGTTCAGCCTCATTTTGCTAAAAATATAATAACTGGATTTATAAGATTAAATGGTCAATCTGTTGGAGTTATAGGGAATCAACCAGCAGTTCTCGCAGGATGTTTAAATATAGATGCATCGGATAAAGCAAGTCGTTTTATAAGAACTTGTGATGCGTATAATATTCCTATATTAAATTTGATAGATGTTCCAGGATTTTTGCCAGGAGTAGACCAAGAATATGGTGGAATCATAAGACATGGAGCGAAGATGTTGTATGCGTATAGTGAGGCGACAGTTCCTAAAGTATCTATAGTTGTAAGGAAGGCCTATGGAGGATCATATCTTGCTATGTGTAGTAAAGATATGGGAGCTGATATTGTATATGCTTGGCCAAATTCAGAGATTGCTGTAATGGGACCTGCTGGGGCAGCAAATATAATATTTAGAAAAGACATAGAAAATTCTAATGATCCTCTAGAGACTAGAAACGATAAAATAAATGAGTATAGAGATACAGTAGCAAATCCTTATGTTGCTGCAGGTAGAGGATTTATTGATGATGTAATAGAGCCTGCTCATACGAGAGCTAGACTTATAAATGCATTTGAAATGCTTGCAACAAAGAGAGAGGCATCGCCAGCTAAGAAACATGGCAATATTCCACTATAGAAGAGGTGATATAGATGATTACAGATGTGCATAATGTCACGATTGCAGAAGCAGCTACGGTAATGATTTTTAGTATGGCTATTGTATTTTTTGTTTTACTAATAATTTCTTTTATGATGGATTTGATAAGAATGGTTTTTGGAGAAAAGCAAAAAGCAGAGGTTGTTAAGGATATAACTCCACAGGTAAAGAAAACAGAAATTACAAGTAATACTTCAAAAGACGATGACGAAGAGCTTATAGCTGTTATTACTGCAGCAATAGCAGCAGAACTCTCTTGCAGTACTAGAGATATAAGACTAAAGAGCATAAAGAGAAAAAATACGCCAGTGCAACCGTGGGCAGAAGCTGGTAAACACGAAAACATGCTTAATCGCATATAATTGGGGGAGCGGAAATGAAAAAATATAATATTACAGTAAATGGCAAAACTTATGAAGTTGAAGTTGAAGAAGTTCAAGGTTCAAGCAGTGTTGGTGCACAAAGTACAGCTAGGTCAGAGAAACGAGTAGAGACAAAAGCAGTAGAAACTCCAAAGATGGAACAAAAGAAAGCAGCAAAAAAAGAAGCTCCAAAGGTAGAAGTATCTGCAGGTTCAACTACAATTGAAGCGCCTATGCCAGGAGCTATATTGGATTTCAAAGTTAGTGTTGGTGACAGCGTTCAAGCTGGAGATGTAGTATTGATTTTAGAGGCTATGAAGATGGAAAATGAAATTACTGCACCTACATCGGGAAAAGTTAGTGCGATTCATGTATCAAAAGGTGATAATGTTGGATCAGGTGATACATTAGTTTCACTTAATTAAGACGACGAAAGGCAGGTCGATTTCATGGAACTTTTACAAAATTTTTGGGAGACAACCGGGTTTGCCATGGTACAGCCAGGGCAAATAGCTATGATAGTAGGGGCTTGTTTTTTCCTATATTTAGCTATAAAAAAAGAATATGAACCATATTTGCTTATTCCTATATCGGTAGGAATAATATTAGTAAACTTACCTGGAGCAAACCTAATGGCACACCCTGAAGGAGATGCAAATGGCGGACTGTTGTATTACCTATATCAAGGAACCAAGCTTGGTATATATCCTCCTATCATATTTTTGTGTTTAGGGGCTAGTACGGATTTTGGACCAGTACTTGCAAATCCAAGGAGTTTGCTTTTAGGAGCAGCAGCTCAATTTGGAATATTCTTTACATTCTTTGGAGCAATATTATTTGGATTTGATGGACTAGAAGCTGCAGCTATTTCTATAATTGGTGGAGCAGATGGTCCTACGGCACTTTATCTTACAAGTAAGCTCGCACCTCATTTACTAGGTTCTATAGGTCTAGCTGCGTATTCCTATATGGCGTTAGTGCCTATTATTCAGCCACCTATTATGAGAGCGCTTACTACTAAGGAAGAAAGACAGATAAAAATGACACAACTAAAGCCAGTGTCTAAAAGAGAGAAGATAGTATTTCCTATAGCTGTTATGATATTTGTAATATTCTTGCTTCCAAGTGCAGGACCACTTATAGGGATGCTAATGTTTGGTAATTTAATAAAAGAATCTGGAGTTGTGCCAAAACTTACTGAAACTGCTACAAATGCGATGATGTATACTGTGACAATATTATTAGGTGTTACAGTTGGTGCGAAGGCAGATTATGTAACGTTTTTAGATCCAAAAACAGGATTGATATTTATACTAGGAATAGCGGCATTCTGTGTTGGAACGGCGACAGGGGTTTTATTCGGAAAAGTAATGTGTAAATTGTCAAAAGGCAAGATAAATCCACTTATAGGAGCAGCTGGTGTATCGGCAGTACCGATGGCTGCTAGAGTTGTTCAAAAAGTAGGAAGAGAAGAAAATCCTAACAATTATTTATTGATGCATGCTATGGGTCCTAATGTAGCGGGAGTAATAGGTTCTGCTGTAGCAGCTGGTGTTTTATTGATGTTCTTTCAGTAATAAATAAAAGATTGAGAAACATCCTCTATATTTTGGAGGATGTTTTTTTGGTTTAGTTTTTTTGATTCAATTTGATATCTCAATTTTGTGATATAATGATTTGAGAATAAGAGGTGATATTGTGATATATACGAGAGCAGAGTTGATTTTTTATGTTTATATGATATTGATGAATATCATGGGAATAATGGTTATGTATTTAGATAAGCGAAAAGCCAAAAATAAAAAATGGAGAATAAGTGAAAATAGTTTGATATTTACAGCTGTTTTTGGCGGAAGCATAGGCATTTTATTTGGTATGATTTTTTTCAAGCATAAGCTAAATAAATCGAAATTCAAGTATGGAGTTCCATTTATATACGTCGTTCAAAAACTTGTAACTATTATGATTACTCATATGAGTTTTCACATTGGATTATTAGAAAATTTAATAGGATAGAAATGATATGTTGATTTCGTAAAATAATAAAAAAGAATTCAAATTGAGTTGATAGACTTTGTCAAAACTGATAAAATAGTAGGGCAGTGTGATTAAGAAAATCTAAAGTTGAAGGGGTAGTGCATGAAAATAGGAAATTTAACTTTTGAACATGGAGTATTTTTAGCACCAATGGCTGGTGTGACAGATGCTGTTTATAGACAGATTTGTAGAGAAAATGGTGCTGAAATGGTTTTTAGCGAAATGGTTAGTTGTAAGGGACTTTACTATGAAGATAAAAAAAGTGAGCAAATGCTCCATATAGAAGAAGGAGAAAGACCAGTAGCTCTTCAGATTTTTGGTAATGACGAAAAAATTATGTCATATGTTGTTTCTAAATATTTAAATAAAAGAGACGATATTGATGTTATTGATATTAATATGGGATGCCCAGCACCTAAAATTGTAAACAATGGAAATGGGAGTGCCCTTATGAAATCACCCGAGAGCGTTAGTAAAATTGTAAGAGAGGTTGTAAATGCATCTAATAAACCTGTTACGGTGAAAATGCGAAAAGGATGGGATGATGATAACATAAATGCAATTGAAATTGCTAAAATAGCAGAATCAGAGGGTGCACAAGCTGTTACTATTCATGGTAGAACTAGAGAAGAATTTTATACTGGTAAAGCTGATTGGGACATAATAAGACGTGTAAAGGATGAACTGAGTATTCCGGTTATAGGTAATGGCGATATATTTGAAGCAGAAGATGCGCTAAAAATGTTTCAATATACTGGTTGTGATGGTGTAATGATTGGAAGAGGATGCCAAGGCAATCCTTGGATATTTAATGAAATAAAAGATTATTTGAAATCAGGAGATGTGCCTAAAAAGCCAGAGCCCTTTGAACGATTAGAAATGGCGTTAGAACATATGAGAAGATTGATACCATATAAGGGTGAATATAGAAGTATAAGAGAAATGAGAAAGCATATTGGGTGGTATGTAAAAGGTATAAGACATTCTACTGAAATTAGGAGACAAATAAATACATTAGAAACATATGAAGAGGTAGAAATTTATCTAAAGAGTATGATTAATAAACTTATTTAAATGAGACTTCAAGCAAACTTGACAATGCTTGAAGACTAAATTATAATTATCGTTATATGCGAGCGGTAAGACATAAAACGGAATTTAAATATAGGAATGGAAAGGAAGACGATAAATGGCTGAAAAAGAAGTTATTTTAACCAAAGAAGGTTTACAGAAACTAGAAGAAGAATTAGATTATTTAAAGGCGACGAAGAGAAAAGAAGTTTCAGAAAGAATAAAGATTGCTATTGGTTTTGGAGATTTAAGTGAGAATGCTGAGTATGACGAAGCTAAAAATGAACAGGCTCAAGTTGAAGAGCGCATTTATAAATTAGAGCAGATGATTGCCAAAGCTGAAATTATAGATGATTCTAAAATTGATAAATCAAAGGTACATGTCGGATCGATTGTTACTATTTTAGATTTAGAGGAAAATGAAGAAGTTGAGTACACAATAGTAGGTTCTACGGAAGCTGATCCATTTGAGTTTAAGATTTCAAATGATTCTCCTGTAGGTTCTGCACTTTTAGGACATGTAGTAGATGATGTGGTAGACGTTCAAGTGCCAGATGGCATAGTTCAATATAAAGTATTAAAAATAGGTCGATAGAGGAGAGAAATCTCCTTCTTTTATGTAAGGGAGTGGGCATTTAATGGATAATTTAAATGAAATGCAAATTATAAGACGTGACAAATTAAAAGATTTACAAGCAAATGGTAGAGATCCTTTTAAGATAGAAAAATTCGAGGTTACAAACAAGAGCAAGGAAATTAAAGAAAGATTTGAAGAATTCGAAGGTAAAAACG contains these protein-coding regions:
- a CDS encoding sodium ion-translocating decarboxylase subunit beta, which gives rise to MELLQNFWETTGFAMVQPGQIAMIVGACFFLYLAIKKEYEPYLLIPISVGIILVNLPGANLMAHPEGDANGGLLYYLYQGTKLGIYPPIIFLCLGASTDFGPVLANPRSLLLGAAAQFGIFFTFFGAILFGFDGLEAAAISIIGGADGPTALYLTSKLAPHLLGSIGLAAYSYMALVPIIQPPIMRALTTKEERQIKMTQLKPVSKREKIVFPIAVMIFVIFLLPSAGPLIGMLMFGNLIKESGVVPKLTETATNAMMYTVTILLGVTVGAKADYVTFLDPKTGLIFILGIAAFCVGTATGVLFGKVMCKLSKGKINPLIGAAGVSAVPMAARVVQKVGREENPNNYLLMHAMGPNVAGVIGSAVAAGVLLMFFQ
- the mce gene encoding methylmalonyl-CoA epimerase, which gives rise to MIKKIDHIGVAVSNLEETLEFYTDVLGLDLAGTEVVEEQKVKVAFLPVGDSEIELLESTEEDGPIARFIEKKGQGIQHIALRVDNIEEAIEEMKAKGIRMIDEKPRYGAGGAKIAFCHPKSTKGVLLELCERND
- a CDS encoding biotin/lipoyl-binding protein, which codes for MKKYNITVNGKTYEVEVEEVQGSSSVGAQSTARSEKRVETKAVETPKMEQKKAAKKEAPKVEVSAGSTTIEAPMPGAILDFKVSVGDSVQAGDVVLILEAMKMENEITAPTSGKVSAIHVSKGDNVGSGDTLVSLN
- a CDS encoding OadG family protein, which translates into the protein MITDVHNVTIAEAATVMIFSMAIVFFVLLIISFMMDLIRMVFGEKQKAEVVKDITPQVKKTEITSNTSKDDDEELIAVITAAIAAELSCSTRDIRLKSIKRKNTPVQPWAEAGKHENMLNRI
- a CDS encoding methylmalonyl-CoA carboxyltransferase — its product is MSNSKIEELYEKRSKIENGGGEAQIEKQHKRGKLTARERINVLLDTDSFVELDAFVAHRCNNFGMEKKDIPGEGVVTGYGTIDGRLVYVFAQDFTVIGGSLGEMHAKKICKIQELAMKVGAPVIGLNDSGGARIQEGVDALSGYGRIFYNNTKASGVIPQISVIMGPCAGGAVYSPALTDFVFMIEKTSKMFITGPQVIKTVTGEEVSAEKLGGAMTHNTVSGVAHFVDNSEEDSLNAVRKLLSYLPSNNLEEAPSIDSDDERNRLNTILNELVPENPNKPYDMKEIVREIGDNGEFFEVQPHFAKNIITGFIRLNGQSVGVIGNQPAVLAGCLNIDASDKASRFIRTCDAYNIPILNLIDVPGFLPGVDQEYGGIIRHGAKMLYAYSEATVPKVSIVVRKAYGGSYLAMCSKDMGADIVYAWPNSEIAVMGPAGAANIIFRKDIENSNDPLETRNDKINEYRDTVANPYVAAGRGFIDDVIEPAHTRARLINAFEMLATKREASPAKKHGNIPL
- the greA gene encoding transcription elongation factor GreA — its product is MAEKEVILTKEGLQKLEEELDYLKATKRKEVSERIKIAIGFGDLSENAEYDEAKNEQAQVEERIYKLEQMIAKAEIIDDSKIDKSKVHVGSIVTILDLEENEEVEYTIVGSTEADPFEFKISNDSPVGSALLGHVVDDVVDVQVPDGIVQYKVLKIGR
- a CDS encoding DUF1294 domain-containing protein; this translates as MIYTRAELIFYVYMILMNIMGIMVMYLDKRKAKNKKWRISENSLIFTAVFGGSIGILFGMIFFKHKLNKSKFKYGVPFIYVVQKLVTIMITHMSFHIGLLENLIG
- the dusB gene encoding tRNA dihydrouridine synthase DusB, with translation MKIGNLTFEHGVFLAPMAGVTDAVYRQICRENGAEMVFSEMVSCKGLYYEDKKSEQMLHIEEGERPVALQIFGNDEKIMSYVVSKYLNKRDDIDVIDINMGCPAPKIVNNGNGSALMKSPESVSKIVREVVNASNKPVTVKMRKGWDDDNINAIEIAKIAESEGAQAVTIHGRTREEFYTGKADWDIIRRVKDELSIPVIGNGDIFEAEDALKMFQYTGCDGVMIGRGCQGNPWIFNEIKDYLKSGDVPKKPEPFERLEMALEHMRRLIPYKGEYRSIREMRKHIGWYVKGIRHSTEIRRQINTLETYEEVEIYLKSMINKLI